CGTCTGCACCGATGAACTCAGCGGCGACGATTTAGAGAAGGCCCTGCAGATGGCCTACAACCAGTGGGACTGGCACAAGACGCTGCGTCCGCTGCGCGACTTCAATCACTTCAAACGCTTGATGAAGCGTCCCCGCCATTCGTGGCACACGTTTAAGTTTCTCGCCAAGCGCCACATCCGCCGCATCATGCACGTCGGTGCGTAGGCGCTGGCATAGCGAAAAAAGAAAACCAACCCCCCTCTAACTCAATGCCATTGACTTAAGACTCGAAGCCCAGGCTTTTCGCCCCTCTTTTTAAGGGGGGTGGCGCTGAAAGCGCCGGGGGGATCCAAAAACAGCACAAACAAAGCGATACATTCAAGCAATATCTCAAGGGCTGCCGTCGCCTGCCTGCGGCAGGCAGGCTTCGCGACGCCTTGCCCTTGCCACCCCTTAAATCAATGACATTGCCCTCTAACTCCACCCGGACTTCGGTGGGAGAACTTGCTGCGCCGCATCGGTGTATGCCGTTGTGGACAACGACGCTCCTTCCGCCTAATAGCGCTCAATCCATTTGTCGCCCGTCGGATGGCTGACCCCATAACTGCGGCATAAATCCGACTTGCTCCAGTGTCCTGCCATCCAATCCGCGATAAACCAAACTTTCCCGTGCATGGCGCAAGTTTCCTTTCAAGGCATCCAACCGACTCCTTTCGTCTCGTCGGCTCATACCTTAAACTTGTAAATGATCTGATCGGTTTATACCCTGTTTTGGCTCCCCTTTTTTAAGGGGGGATCAGGCGTAATGATGAAAAACAGAAACGGTTGTTATGTCGAATTCTTCGATCCAACAATTTAACTTCACGCGCTCAGAGATAATACGCTCCACGCTTTTTTTGTGGCGCGAGCGGCCCCACGTGTTCAATAACCCCGTTATCTTGCGCGAAGTGGTGACCCATCTGCGCAACCCCGGCACGCTCTGGCAATTGGGCGTGTTTATGTTGGCGAGTTCGATCGTGATCTGCGTCTTTTGGACGATCACGCTCGAACAGATGCAACATTCAATCGCGACGAACTTCACCCGCGAAATGTTTATGGTGCTCAACTTATTTTTCGGCAGTTTTATTTTGCTGCTGGTCCCGTTGCAAAGCGCCGCCGCGATCAACCTTGAAAAAGAGCGCGACAGTTGGGACTTGTTAATCTCCACCAATATATCGCTGGGCAGCATTGTGTTTGGCAAACTGGTTTCGTCGCTGACTTATATTTGGTTGATCGCCATTTCGTTGTTGCCGATGTACGCCATTCTGATCCCGCTGGGAGGGATTGCTCCGAAGGAGATTTTATTCGTCTTTGCGATGATGACCGAGGGGTCGCTGTTGGTGGCGGTGTTGGGGCTGACCTGTTCAATCTATTGCAAGCGCGTTATCAGTTCAATCACGGCGACCTACATGATCGGCGTAGGGTTCTTTTTCGGTTCGTTTCTTTTCAGCCTGTATTTACGGCAGGAATTGCGCTTGGAATTTCTTTCGTCCTGGCTGATGGCGTCGAATCCGGTTTTCCCCTATGTTCATTTTTTTGATGGCAGTACGCCGTTTGGAACAAGTGACTTTGTTGGAAGACACCCCTACGCCGCCCATGGCATGATGTACATCGGTATGATGGCGCTGATGTTGTTGTTTTCGTTTTGGCGCTTGTCAAAACGCGACGGCGTTCGCAGTTGGGAAGATTGGATCAACGATTGGATTGACCGCCGCGAGAAAACGCGCCTGCAAAAAAGCGCGAACACAATAGCGCTGCCTATGCGCTTGTTGCCCGACTACAAAAACCCGGTCGCGGTCAAAGAGCGACGCGGCATCCAGGGGCGGCATCGGGTGCGCTCGTGGATGACGACCATCGGCTTGTTTATACTGCCGCTGATTGTGCTGCCATTGTTTCGAAATGAACGTATGTATTTTTGGTTTGTCTATGCGTTGGCGCCGATTTTGGTTCCGCTGATGGTTTTGCCGTATGCGTGTAACGCAGTGCGCGGCGAACGCGACCGCAGCACGTGGGACCTGCTCAGCACCACGACGTTGACCACTCATCAATTGTTATGGGGAAAATTTTTCGCGGGGCTGCGTCAGTTTGAAGTCCGCTTATGGTCGTACTTGGTGTTCCCGACGTTTGTGATTTTTTGGATGGGGTTTTTTGGGCAATTCCCCGACCAATTTGAGTTTGACGACATTGGTTGCATTGTCCTCACGTGTTACGCAGTCGGCGTTTTTTATCTGGCGCTTGGCATTTACCTGTCCTGCGCGTGCCGCAAAACTCTGACTGCGTATGCCATTGGTTTCGGCGTCGCGATACTGGCCTACTTTATCATTCCATTGATGATTCTCGTTGTGGTGCAAACTTTTATGCGCGGTATACAAGAAAACATTTGGGTGTTTTGGGCGGCGGTGTCTTCGCCTTGGATCGCCGCGATGGCGCATATTAATCCACCCAGAGGCCGTGGTGAAGAATATTATGTCGTGCTCATTTTACAATGCGGCGGACTGTTGTGGGCTGCGTATGTTCTTTATTTAAAGGCGCGAGACCGCTTGGCCCGATTAAGCGAACGCCGCGACGAGGGCTGAGCGCGTTTAACGATATGTCGATCACAACCCCTTAGATACATCGGGCGCGGGTGCAACTCTGTGAGCGCCTGTGCATAAGGGCCTTAAAGCCCGCACTGAAGCGAAGAGAGATGTACCCGCGCCTGATAGATAAAACGTAGCAATATTTTTTAGACGGCGTCTACTTTTCGCGCCCGCGTTCGATGTTAACGTACGCATACAGATACCACACCGCGACACTGCGATAGGGGCGCCACACATCGCTCACCGCTTCAATTGTTTCACGCGCATTTTTCTCGGGAATCTCGTACAGGTCTTTCACCGCGTTTAAAATGGCGATGTCGTCAAAGGGGAAAACGTCCGGGCGGTTCATGGTGAAAATCATATACATCTCCGCCGACCAACGGCCTAACCCTCTTACTTTGGTCAGCGTTTCAATGACTTCCTCATCAGGCATGAAATTCAATTTTCGAAACGAGAGTTCTTTGTTATCGACCAACTCAGCAAGATGGCGAATGTACTCCACCTTACGAGCAGACAACCCGGCGCTACGCATATCTTGTTCGTTAATTTGCAACAGGTTTTGCGGCGTTATCTTCTTGCCATTTAAAAATACGCGCACGCGACCGCGTATGGTCTCGGAAGCTTTCTTGGATAACTGCTGGCTGGCGATGGTGCGATAGAGCGACTCGAACCCGCCGATGCGTTTGTTTTCGATGAGCGTACACGGCCCGATTTGTTTGATGACGCCCGCTAGAGTCGCATCGTTTTTTTTGAGGTGCGCAATCGCTTTCTTCCTATCGAACGGCGCGGTTGGCTTTGTCGGCATGTTGCTTCTTCCTTTTCGGGCGTACGGGTTTACGATGGTTATGACATTATACCAAACAAGGACGCTCACATGCCAACCATGCCGCCGCGAATTGATATCCCCACCTATTGGCGTGAAAGAGACGCCGTCTATCTGCATTTGGGCGAGAACCCGCTGCCGCCGACGGAGAACGTCCAACGCGCCATCGCCGCAGCCGCGCAACACGCCAACCGCTATCCCGATACCAATTGCCTGGCGCTGCGTAAGAAACTGGCTCTCTATGTCGGCGGCAATGTGAAGCCTGAGAACATCATTGTCGGTAACGGTTCGGATGAATTGATTGACCTCGCGACGGTCGCGTTTACGGAAGAAGGCCAATCGGTCGCGACCTTTGAACCGAGTTTTTTTGTGTATCGCTTCGCGGCGCAACGCCATAACCGCAAAGTCGCAAGACTTGAGCGGACAGTAGAGTTTGATTTACCAAACGCGCAGTCTATCACCAGCGATTCCGCTCTTACATTTATCGCCAACCCCAACAACCCCACCGGAACGCTGACTGCGCGTGGTCATCTGCTGGCGGTATTAGATTCATTGCCTGGAGTCAAAGTCATTGATGAATGTTATTTTGAATTCAGCGGCGAGACCGTGGTTGATTTGATTCATGAGCGCGACGACCTCATTATCTTTCGCAGCCTGTCGAAGAGTTTTTCCCTGGCGGGATTGCGCATTGGGTATGCAATCGCCAGCGGAGCGCTGATTGAACGCTTGGCGAGTTTTGCGTTGACCTTCCCCGTGAACATCATCGCCCAGGCGGCGGCGGTGGCGGCTTTGAATGACGTGGACGAGATGAAGCGCCGCGTCGCGCAACTCATTGAGCAGCGCGACTGGCTGGCGGGCGAGATGCGAGCATTAGGCGCGGAAACGCTGCCGTCGTATGCGAATTTTATTTTGACGCTGTGGCCGCGTGATGCGGGCCTCGCCGACAAATTACGCGCCGCTGGAATCTTTGTTTCAAACCAAAGCGCCAACATCGGCGGCGAGCGCGTCGCCTTGCGCATCGGCGTGGGAACGCGCGAA
This Candidatus Hinthialibacter antarcticus DNA region includes the following protein-coding sequences:
- a CDS encoding ABC transporter permease subunit; translated protein: MFNNPVILREVVTHLRNPGTLWQLGVFMLASSIVICVFWTITLEQMQHSIATNFTREMFMVLNLFFGSFILLLVPLQSAAAINLEKERDSWDLLISTNISLGSIVFGKLVSSLTYIWLIAISLLPMYAILIPLGGIAPKEILFVFAMMTEGSLLVAVLGLTCSIYCKRVISSITATYMIGVGFFFGSFLFSLYLRQELRLEFLSSWLMASNPVFPYVHFFDGSTPFGTSDFVGRHPYAAHGMMYIGMMALMLLFSFWRLSKRDGVRSWEDWINDWIDRREKTRLQKSANTIALPMRLLPDYKNPVAVKERRGIQGRHRVRSWMTTIGLFILPLIVLPLFRNERMYFWFVYALAPILVPLMVLPYACNAVRGERDRSTWDLLSTTTLTTHQLLWGKFFAGLRQFEVRLWSYLVFPTFVIFWMGFFGQFPDQFEFDDIGCIVLTCYAVGVFYLALGIYLSCACRKTLTAYAIGFGVAILAYFIIPLMILVVVQTFMRGIQENIWVFWAAVSSPWIAAMAHINPPRGRGEEYYVVLILQCGGLLWAAYVLYLKARDRLARLSERRDEG
- the hisC gene encoding histidinol-phosphate transaminase, yielding MPTMPPRIDIPTYWRERDAVYLHLGENPLPPTENVQRAIAAAAQHANRYPDTNCLALRKKLALYVGGNVKPENIIVGNGSDELIDLATVAFTEEGQSVATFEPSFFVYRFAAQRHNRKVARLERTVEFDLPNAQSITSDSALTFIANPNNPTGTLTARGHLLAVLDSLPGVKVIDECYFEFSGETVVDLIHERDDLIIFRSLSKSFSLAGLRIGYAIASGALIERLASFALTFPVNIIAQAAAVAALNDVDEMKRRVAQLIEQRDWLAGEMRALGAETLPSYANFILTLWPRDAGLADKLRAAGIFVSNQSANIGGERVALRIGVGTREENQRVVDALKQ
- a CDS encoding DNA-3-methyladenine glycosylase; this translates as MPTKPTAPFDRKKAIAHLKKNDATLAGVIKQIGPCTLIENKRIGGFESLYRTIASQQLSKKASETIRGRVRVFLNGKKITPQNLLQINEQDMRSAGLSARKVEYIRHLAELVDNKELSFRKLNFMPDEEVIETLTKVRGLGRWSAEMYMIFTMNRPDVFPFDDIAILNAVKDLYEIPEKNARETIEAVSDVWRPYRSVAVWYLYAYVNIERGREK